The genomic region CCCAACTATTCCGTACAACAATCTACGAGCAGGAAAGGTATCTTTTTTGATCGTAGGTTTTGAGTGAGAGAATTTTAGGTGGTTAACCACCAGGTCATGGAATGCGGTTCCAATAGTGCAGCTCCCCCCCTGGCACTCGCAAGAAGCATCCGAGGGAGCATCCATTCCGATACGGTACACCAAGCAAGACTCTGGCCGCAGCAACATGCATTACTGCGGCTTGGTAAAAAACACCTAACAGATTAAGACCAGTGCGCTTGAATTCCGCCAAAATCGCGGGAAATGGAAAAAAAATAAACTACGAAAAAGGTGATAACACCTAAATCCAGCTTGGCTCGCTTTTCGAGTTGGGGGGGGCGATTCAGCGGAAAATTAGGTTTCCCTAATTGCTTGTTCCACTAGCGCAATTATTTTAACATTACCAGCAGCCATATCTCTTACCGATCTTTCCTCAGAGTTTTTGAGTGTGATATCACAGCCAAAAAATATGAGGGTTTTGGTAAGATTATAATCATTGTTCCAAATCGCCTTATGCAGGGGGAAGGCTTCACGTTCATAACGTCTTATAAACTGAGTTAGTAGGCGCCTTTGTTTTAAGCTTTTTATTGGTTTAAAGTGTTTTTCTTGAAAATCGGCCCATTTTTCTCTTGTCATTATGCTTTCAATATCAATTCTATTGCATATGTCAGCATCTTCCAATGCTTTTTCGTGTTCTCGCTTTAACCTAGACACTTCTTCTTTAGAAGCTTCGTCAGATATTTCCCGTTCGAGCTTTAACCTAGCATCTTCTTCAGGCGTGTGGTTACGTTTTCCTTCTATTGATCTCGCCTCTGTTTCTATTTTTGTATAGAAACCCACAGTATTTTTTAGAGCCTTATCTTTGGCTTTCTTAATGCGATCATTGCCAACAATCGTCAAATTTTTAATAAAACTCAATTTATTAACAGAATTTTTAATTTCTGCCTCTGGTTCACTCCAATTTTCTTTATTTGCCTTCATGAAAACATACCCCAATAACAGTGATGTAAGGATGTTTCCGGCGACCCCTTGCGTAACCATAACAGCATATATTGTTTCACCATCGAGGCCAGCCGATTGACCCAACATAAATATTAGTCCGCAAGATGCGGGAATAATAATCAGTGCAGTTAATAGCCAATACTTTAAAATATTCCGAAGTACTAAAAAGGCGGGGGAAACTGCAAGGCCCTGCCTTTTTCGGCGGAACCTTCGTATAAATTGTGCAGGCACTGAAAAAAAACAGTAAATTAAAACCAGAACAAGGGCGACGTTAATAATATCAATCAATAGTTGGAGATCTGACATAACTTGTACTTCATCCTCTTGTGAAATGCACAACATAAATTAAATTTGCATATCAAGTAGTCAGTCGATTAAGCCCGTATTAATAAAAAATAGACTAATCTTGAAAAAACGCATATGTCCAATAATTATGAATGTTCGTTCCGAACGAGCGCTAATACTACTTATTTGACCTCATGTTTAACGGAGTTTCAAGAGTACGCGAATCTAAGCTTCCCCTCGCAGTCACATTATTCGTTGCGTGTATTATACATACCCGTCGCCGATTTCGTTTTAGTTGTCGACGCACACAGATAGCGTTGTTCCAATGCCCCCCAGCATTGCTTTGCTGACGAGGCTTTAAGCAGGCTTATCCTCATTAGATCGCAGCTTTTGTAAAGCACGATAAACTGTCATTCGTGATAAGCCCATGTCCCTGGCAACCTGGGCCTTTGTGTTTCCACTTGCCATGCGTGTGTAGATTTCGGCTTCATCGACAGTTTTTCGGCGGCCCTTGTAGGCCCCTTTGCCTTTCGCGACCTCAATGCCGGCACGCTGCCGATCCTTTATAAACTTCAGTTCCATGTCCGCGACCATGCCCAAGACAGTGATCATCATGCGACCCATGTCACCCTTGGTTGTTATATCGGGTTCAAGAACGCGTAACGAGGCGCCCCGAGCATCCAGCTCATGGACCAAATTCAGTACGTCACGGGTAGAGCGACCCAGACGATCGAGGCGATGAACAACGAGCTCATCACCTCGACGCAAGAACTCAAGCACAGTCTCTAGCTCGCCTCGCCCATCGCGCGAAGCGCCAGACACCGTCTCGGATCGAATGACTTCGCAGCCTGCGTCGGTCAGTTTTCCGATTTGAATGTCGAGATCCTGACTTGCACTGCTAACGCGTGCATATCCGATGAGGGGCATAGTGTTTTGTCACATTAGGGTGGTTAGAAAAAAGATACTGTCACAAAAATAATTTTATACCCAATAGTGACACTTTTGCGTGTCACATCAAACCATCCCCTAAGGGTATAGTTCAGCTTGACATCGGCTCAAGTTTTTCTATTGCCTAATTTCGGACACTGGGCTACAATGTAGCTCAACAAGGTGGAGGATTGAACTATGTCAGCGAATGCTGTTGTGCGTGCTCGGATCGACGAGCACATCAAGGAGGAAGCGACCGTTGTATTGGCGGCCATGGGGCTTACCGTGTCGGATGCTTTTCGCATCCTGCTCACCCGCGTTGCCCGCGAAAAGGCGCTACCTTTTGAGCCGTTGGTCCCAAATGACGAAACCATCGCAGCGATGAAGGAAGCGCGCCGTGGCAACTTGCCTTCGTTCGCCACCGTCGAGGGACTGATGGCGGATTTGAATGCGGACGATTGAGCGTACCGGGAAATTCAAACGCGACTACTAAGCGTGAAGCCAAAGGCGCCCACAGGGCGACGCTGGAGCGCAATTTCATCGAGGTCGTGGTCGCGCTGGCGAACGATCAACCCTTGGCCGAGAAGCATCGCGACCACGCGCTGATCGGCGACTGGAAAGATTACCGCGACTGTCACGTCAAGCCCGACCTAGTGTTGATTTATCGAACGCCTAATGTCGGGGTGCTACAGCTCGTGCGTTTAGGCCCTCACAGCGAACTCGGTCTTTAATGGGCAAAACCGAATGCAGCATCGGACCATCAACAATGTTGATCTAGCACTGACCGGACCTTGACGTGTTTTATTTGCCGTTTCGTGAGTTGACCCCTTTGTGCGATCAATAAACGCTCGTTTGATGATCATAGGATATGCACGTGTCAGTACCCAAGATCAAAATCCGGAGTTCCAGGTCGATGCTCTGGAGAAAGCCGGTTGCGAACAGATCTTTCAAGAAAAGTTTACCGGCAAGCTCCGGGAACGACCTGAGCTGTCGCAGTGTCTGCGTACCCTCCGAAAGGGGGATATTCTGGTTGTCTGGAAACTGGATCGGCTTGCCCGTTCGCTGAAAGACCTGGTTGAAATAGTCCAGGAGCTCCATGATCGAGAAATCGGCTTCAAGTCACTGACGGAATCCATCGACACCACCAGTTCCGGTGGCCGCTTGGTGTTCCATATCTTCGGTGCCTTGGCTGAGTTTGAACACGACCTGATTCGGGAGCGGACGATAGCAGGACTCCAGGCAGCCAGAGCAAGGGGACGAAAGGGTGGGCGAAAACGCGCAATGTCGGATGCTGATGTGAGAAAGGCTGCGGCAATGCTCTCTGACATTCACATCACCACGAAAGAAGTTGCTGAATTTTTCCAAGTATCCAGAACCACTTTAAATGCTGCGCTATCGAGGATCGGCTCGAATTAGTTCAGCTTGCTGCATAAGTAATTTTGGGCGAGAGCATGCTAAGAAGAACGAAAACAACAACAAATGTAGACCACCCAGTAATATTATCTGGTGAATGTCCCGCGAAGACCTTCAAAAAGGTCAATGGCGATGTTGTTCAAGGTAGGTCAGTGTTGAACCATTGCCAGATTGTCGGTGAAGTTGCCCGCGAAATAATCGCCCGGATGCCGGTTAGCGGCTTGTTTCCTGCCGGTGCTCCATTAGCAGCAGCAGCTCATGATATAGGCAAAGTAAGCCCGTATTTTGCAGAGAAGATACGACAGGCCTGTACGCCTGGTATGGCACGGATTGCTTCAATACCCGACATCAACCCGAAAATGGAGAGCCAATGGGGCGGTCACGCGGGTGTCAGCCAAGTAACAGCGAAAGCAATCAACACACCGGAATATTTAGCTGAAATTCTCGGCCAGCACCACGGTTTTGCCCCGCCGGTTGACGGCAAGCGGGCAAATGATGGTGTTTTTGGTGGGCCTGCCTGGCAGCATGAACGCGAAGCTCTGGTAGTTGAACTCAAATCACGACTGGGCATGAATTGGCCGCACATAGATTCTATGCCACAGGCACGTTTGTTGGCGGGGCTCACATCGGTATCGGACTGGATTGGCTCGGGTCAGTTTTTTGAAGACCCAGATTCACCCTGGCAGGAGAATATTGGTCGTGCCCTGGATGCAGCCGGTTTCGTGCCGGCTACTTACCGGCAAAGTATGAGTTTTGAGCAGGTATTTTCTTTTCAACCCCACGCAGCCCAGCAACAATTGATTGACCAGGTAAAGGGTCCCGGGGTCTATGTGCTGGAAGCACCTATGGGGTTGGGCAAGACCGAAGCGGCGCTTTACGTCGCCTATCGCATGCTGGAAACCAAACAAGCCAGCGGGATTTACTTTGCGCTGCCGACTCAACTGACTTCCAACAAGATATTCGAGCGATTCAATGAGTTTCTTGCCAGTGTACTCGCCGATGATTGTGAACACCGTTCATTGTTGCTACATGGAAATGCTTGGTTGCTAGACACTGATATGGGCGAAGAAGGCAGGCCCGGTGGTGCCTGGTTCAATCAGGCCAAGCGTGGTCTGCTAGCGCCCTTTGCGGTAGGTACCATTGATCAGGCGCTGATGGCCGCAATGAACGTCAAACATGGCTTTGTGCGGGCGTTCGGGCTCGCCGGTAAAGTGGTGATTCTTGACGAGGTGCATACCTACGATGCCTACACCGGCACTTTGCTGGATGCGCTGATAGAGTTATTGAAAGCACTGCAATGCACAGTCATTATTCTCAGCGCTACCCTCAATCGTGATCGCCGTGAACAGCTTTTGGGCTGTAAGCTGGTGAGCGATGCATACCCCTTGATCACTGCCGTGCCCAATGCCGGATTGGTTGCGGAAGTCTCCATGCCCGCCCCGGTGGGTCAGCGTGTGGCCATTCGTTTGCTGGAGCCGGAGCAAACGGCTCTTGAGGAAGCTCTTGACCGCGCCGAGGACGGTCAGCACGTATTGTGGATTGAAAATACCGTTTTGGAAGCTCAGCAGCGTTACCTTGACCTGGCAGCGAGAGCAGTAGACAGGGGCGTTGCTTGTGGCTTGCTGCACTCACGCTACACGCCGGATGATCGACAAGCGCTTGAGTCGCTGTGGGTGAACAGGTTCGGCAAAGCGGGCTGGTCAAACAGAGCAGAGCAAGGCTGCATTCTGGTTGGTACGCAAGTACTGGAACAGTCGCTGGATATAGACGCAGACTTTATGGTGAGCCGCTTTGCGCCCACAGATATGCTGCTGCAACGCCTTGGTCGTCTCTGGCGACACGAGCACACCCCCAGACCGACCACGGCAGTCTGTGAAGCCTGGGTACTGGCACCTGAGTTGCAGTACGCCACCGGCGCTCCTGAAAAGGCCTTTGGCAACAGCGCTTTCGTATACAGCCCCTTTGTGCTGTGTCGCAGCCTGGAGGTGTGGCAGGCTGTGGCTAAAATTCAATTATCGACTGACATTCGTTCATTGATCGAACGAACCTATGCCACTCGTGACGAGTCTGCAGAACTGGCCGGAATGCTGACGGACCTGGATAACGGCACTCGCTGGCGTACCGGACGCAAGGCTATGCGGCAGCTTGCCCGCATCACGCTTGCGGATGCGGGTAATACGTTACCGGAAAGCAAAGCGCAAACACGATATAGCGAAACGGACAGTTTTGACGTTTTGTTATTGCGGCACATAAAGCTGGTGCCAGAAGACCGGGTAACGCGAATTACATTGTTGAATGGTGAACAGCATTCGCTACCTTGGCAGTGGCGAGTGTATAGCAAAGCACAGTGGCGGAAATTGAGTGCTACGCTTATGCGCCAGGTGGTGGCGCTGCGTATACAGGACGCACCCTTGCAAATACCCCTCCAAACGCTCGAAAGGTTTCGTTTGCAGTATTGTTTCTATCTGGGTAATCCAGCACACGAAGAAGCCATCTTGCGAGTAGCACTGGTGGACGAAACTGGCAGGTTGAGCGGCTTACAGGGTGCGCCACTGCACGATAAATACAGCCTCAACTACCGCGATGACCTTGGCTACCGGGTTATCAAACCCTAAGGACCTACGCTCATGGAAAACCGTTACAACTTAATAGATGAACCGTGGATACCTGTCGCGGATTATGGCCGAGTCAGTTTGCGGCAAGTGTTTAACCAGTCTGAATACCGCAGCCTCGGTGGCAACCCGGTGCAGAAAATAGCCTTACTAAAACTGCTGCAGGCCATCGCTCAGGCGGCAGCAACGCCGGAGGATGATGGCGAGTGGAAGGCTTTAGGTTGTAACGGGTTGGCTCAACAATGCTGTGAATATCTGGATAAGTGGCACGACCGTTTTTATCTCTATGGGGATCGGCCTTTCTTGCAGATGCCGGCTGTGGCTGCCGCTAGAGTTCAGGCTTATGGTGCCGTTATTCCCGAGGTTTCGTCTGGCAATACCACCGTGCTTAGTCAGATCCAGGTCCAGCGTTCGCTAGATGAGGCGGATAAAACACTATTGATCGTCAGTTTGATGGGTTTTGCTTTGGCAGGAAAGAAGGCTGATAACCATGTCGTGTTATCACCAGGTTACCAGGGGAAACGTAACGACAAAGGCAAACCCTCGTCGAGTAAACCGGGTCCTTCGGTGGCCCACATGGGCTTACTGCATAGTTTTCTGATAGGCAGCAGTCTTCAAGAGACGGTTTGGCTGAATCTCCTGACTACCCGACTTATTGCTCAAACCAATATGTATCCACAAGGCATAGGTGTCGCGCCGTGGGAGCAAATGCCAGCAGGAGAAGATTGTTCCGTGGCAAAGGGCTTGAAACAGTCCCTGATGGGTCGACTCTTGCCTATTTGTCGATTTTGCCTGCTAACAACCGACGGGGTGCATTATTCTGAAGGGCTCGCGCACAGTGGATACAAAGAGGGTGGCGCTGACCCCTCTGTCGCAGTTAATTATTCAGGCAAAGAACCCAAGGCACTTTGGGTTGACCCAGAAAAACGGCCTTGGCGTGAACTCACCGCCTTGCTCGGCTTTTTTGGTCAAAACGGTAGCCAGGGCTTCCAGAGTTGGCAGATTAAAGGCGGACTCGATCGTGCGCGGGATGCAATAGATAGTTTCGCTCTGTGGTCTGGGGGCCTTCGGGTAAGCAGCAATGCGGGTGAGCAATACGTGTCCGGTAGTGATGATTTTGTTGAATCTCAGGTATGGCTGCATTCCGATTTTTTGGGGGCGTCTTGGTTTGCTCAACTCAAAACAGAGATGGACGAAATGGACGTGCTCGCCCGGAACTTATACGGGCGGGTAATGGCATTTTGCAAGGAACAAAAAGTTGATGGTAGCAAGCTTGCCGGGCAAGCAAGCCGATTATTCTGGCAGCTCAGCGAACGCAACTTTCAAACACTGGTTGATAGCTGCGATCAGGACGAGCGGTCAAACCAGCAGCGCCGCGAATTACGCCGCCAATTTGCAGGCTACGTTCATCAAGCCTACGACCAGTTTTGCCCGAAGGAAACCGCCCGCCAACTCGATGCCTGGGCCAAATGCCAACCGAATAACAGCAAATATCTAAAACAGGAGGCCTGAGCGGATGGACGCAGCAACTGAAAAGCTAAAATCAACAAGGGAAGAGCGCTTTGTGACCAGCGTGATAAAACGCTGCCAGGAAGATAAAGGCCTTGCAGCCCGGCTGCGACGCGGGGACAACCCCGCAACGGAATATCAGAGCTGGGAGTTGTTGGCCTCTTTGGGAGTTGATCTGGAAAAAGACTATGAACGGCTGCCGTTTGTTACCCTTGCCGCCGCGATAGCCAAGACCAAGGCTGAACACAATGGCCGTCTGTCCCTTGGGCGCGCTATTGCTGCCTGCTATGAAGACGGCCGCGACAGCAACCAGGCCAAGGCTCGCCTACGTCGCTTACTGGCCTGCGAGGACACGCCGGAAGCCTGTCGTATTTTGCGCTCGCTCTTTTCGTTGATCGACAGCAAAGCCAATCAGCCGCTCGATTTTGTCAGGCTGCTTAAGCAGCTTCGGCGTTTTTCTTTTGATGATGCGCGCACTCAGATCAAAGCTCAGTGGGCGCAAGAGTTTTATGGTCAACCAGCCCAATCGCAAGCTGGGGAGACAGGCGCATGAGCATGATTGCCAGCGTGCTGCACCTGGATCGTAAAGCGATCCAGGCGCTACGCATTACCGACATTTACTCCCTACACCGAGTGGTTTACAGCCTGTATGACGATGTTCGCGATGCTGGGCAAAAGTCTGCCAGCGAGGGCAGCGGGATACTCTTTGCTGATCAGGGAGGTGATTTCCGGAGCCGGCGCATTCTGATGCTGGCAAACCGCAGCCCGGCAGAATGCATTGATGGTCAATTCGGCGAGGTACAAAGCAAGACCATCCCTGACGATTTTCTCAGCCATGCTCGCTATCGATTCAAGGTCGTCGTTAATCCCACACGACGTGACAGCGCTAGCCGCAAGTTGCTGCCGGTCAAAGGCCGTGAGGCCATTGCGGAATGGTTTGCCGCCCGAGGCCCACAAAGCTGGGGCTTTACGGTATCGCGGCAGCACCTGCAGGTGGATAACGTGGATGTTCTGCGTTTCAAAGACAAACACGATCATTTAGTCACTATCTGTCAGGCGCATGTTCAGGGTGAGTTCAGCGTTACCGATCCTGCACAGTTTCAACGCAGCTTTAAACAGGGCATAGGCCGGGCTCGCACATTCGGCTGTGGTCTGCTGCAAATCGTTCCAATAATCGATAATCCCTTCGCCTGAAAAGGAAATTCAATATGCACAATACTTACACCAACACTCGTATCGAGTTTCATATTCTGCAATCTTTCCCGGTAACCTGCCTTAATCGCGATGATGTAGGTGCGCCCAAAACGGCCATTATTGGCGGAGTGAGTCGGGCTCGCGTCAGTTCACAGTGCTGGAAACGGCAAGTACGGTTGGCCATGCAAGATTTCGGCATCAAGCTGGCATCCCGCACCAAAAAATCAGAAGAGTTGTTTGTTAAAGCCTGTCTGGCTGCGGGCGCAGATGAAGCCAGCGCGCAAGCCTGCGGTAAGAAAATAGCTGATCAGTTAATTGACGATACCCTGCTTTTTATCAGCGATACCGAGGCCAATGCCTTCGCCGCCTATGCCCGTGAGCAAGGCTTTGACGATGCAAAGCTGAAGGATAAGGACCTCGCTAAAGTCGCCAAAAAAGCTCTCAATCCTGCCATTGATGCTCTCGATATCGCCTTGTTTGGCCGTATGGTTGCCAAGGCTGCTGACATGAATGTTCAGGCAGCCGCGTCTTTTGCACATGCCATTTCTACACACAAAGTCAGCAATGAAGTTGAATTTTTCACCGCTCTGGATGATCTGCAAACTGAACCTGGCTCTGCGCATATGGGCAGCCTGGAATTCAATTCGGCTACGTATTATCGCTACATCAGTCTTGATCTGGGCCAGCTTGCTCAAAGTCTGGACGGAGACGACCTGAAGAAAGCCATTGAAGCGTTCACTAAGGCGTTGTTTGTCGCAGTGCCTAGTGCGCGACAAACAACGCAGTCTGGCGCCAGTCTTTGGGAATTTGCTCGTGTGCAAGTACGAACAGGGCAGCGTCTGCAAGTGCCTTTCGAGACAGCTATCAAGGGCAAAGAGGGTGGCTATCTGCAACCAAGCATAGATGCGTTGCAAGGTTACCTGGATAAGAAAGAGAAGTTGTCCGGCTCCTTGTTCGGAAAACTAGCCAGCTATGACTGGGGCGAAGACGAAAGCTTCAGCATTGACGATTTGGTAGCAGCCCTACAAAGCCATGTGCAGTGAGGTGATGTATGAGCGATTCTTATTTGCTGTTGTGGCTCGAAGCCCCGCTCCAATCCTGGGGGCATGATTCAAAATTTGGTCGGCGTGATAGCCTGGACTTTCCAACCAAATCTGGCGTTTTGGGCTTGCTGTGCAGCGCCCGTGGCGCCGGAGGCGAAGAGCAGGCATGGTTGGCAGCATGGGCTGACCTGGACATGCAACTGGATGCCTATGTTCTAAAAGACCGGCTAGGGAAGCCAGTGCCACGGTTACCCTTGATGCGTGACTTTCATATGGTAGGTAGCGGTTACGATAGTAAAAACCCCTGGGCCAGCCTGATGATTCCTAAAACCAGTGATGGCAAACCAGCTGTAGGTGGTGGTTCAAAAATGACCTATCGCTATTACCTTCAGGACATGGCCTATGCCGTCGCCATTCAGGCGCCAGCCGCGTATCTCGAACAGGCAGCGGAGGCCCTCAAAAGTCCGGTATGGGATTTGTACCTGGGGCGTAAAAGCTGCGTGCCTACAGAGTTCATTGCTCAAGGGGTTTTTGCCACGGCGGAAGAGGCTTTGAGGGCCGGTGCGCAGCTTGCTGCTGATAAAATTCGAGCCAGCGTCTTTCATGTCAGTCAGGGAGAGCATGAGGGTGAAGTGCTAACCCTTAATGATGTGCCATTGCAGTTTGGTGAGCACAAAAAATATCGCGACAGGCGGGTTACCGTTCAGACGATGGAGTAGTTTCATGGCAGATGGACAGCGATTATTCGTCAAGATCACCCGTGAGTCCTTGCCACAGGTCAAAGACAAGTACCCCTTTATCTATCTTGAACGCGGCAGGCTGGAGGTTGACGATAGCAGCATCAAATGGATTGATTCTGAGGCTAATGTCGTAGCTCTTCCTATTGCAACCTTGAACACGTTGTTACTTGGGCCGGGTACTACGGTCACCCATGATGCAATTAAAACGGCGGTGGCTGCGAACTGCTCGGTGTGCTGGGTGGGTGAAGACAGCTTGCTGTTCTACGCCGCTGGCTTTCTGCCTACAGCCGATACGCGAAACCTTAAGCAGCAGGTAGAACTGTCAGCCAATCCGGACAAGTCCTTAGAAGTGGCAAGGCGCCTGTTCGCCCGTCGCTTTCCCGATGCGGATTTGGATGGGAAATCTCTCAAGGAAATGATGGGCATGGAAGGCTATCGGGTTCGCTCGCTGTATCAGGAAAAAGCTCGCGAATACCAAGTAGGCTGGAAAGGGAGGCAGTTTACACCCGGCAAGTTTGAGTTTAGTGATATTACCAATCAGGTCATGACGGCAGCCAATGCCGCCTTGTATGGGATATTGTGCTCCGCCATACACAGCATGGGTTATTCACCGCATATCGGTTTTATTCATTCGGGCAGTCCATTACCTTTCCTGATTACGCATAAGAGTCAGCCATCTTTAGCAGCCTATAGGGCATAGGCGGTGTCCGGGCTGCTACTGTCAGGAACCGCGGAAGCATGGCTTTGAGATCGTAGCGCCGATTGAAGCGGTATTCGAACTCAGCGAGGTAGCGAGGGGTGTGCTGCCCCCGGATAGCGTGGTAAGTTCCAGTGATCGCGTTCTTGACGTTGCCGAGCACGGTGTTGACCCAGTTGAACTCAGGATTCGCCACGCTGGCACGACCGCCTCCGGTGATGTGGCGCTCGTGGACGCAGGTGGCCGTGTCAAAGGCTCGGAAACAGTTGAGACCATCGCTGACAACGTGGCTTCCGGGCGCAATGGCCTGTTGGCTATAGCGACGCACCTCGGCCAGGGTAAAGCCACTCACACGGCGAAGCTGAACCCGCATCGGGTGGCCCTCGCCATTGGTTTGTACCGCAGCGACAAAGGGGAATTTATGCTCGGCACCACGACCTGGTTTTCCCGACCGTTCGCCGCCCAGATAGGCGTCATCAATCTCGATGCGGCCGCTGAGCCTCTCTCCCTGGTTGCGATCGTGCATGACCTGCAGCACCTTGTGTTTGAGCTTCCAGGCCGTGTTATAAGTGACACCGAGATCCCGAGACAGCTGCAATGCCGAGAGACCGCTCTTACGCTGGGTCAGCAGATAAATGGCCAGGAACCAGGTGGTCAACGGCAGGTGAGTCGCATGAAAGAGAGTGCCGGCGGTCAGTGACGTCTGATGGTGACAGCGATGGCACTGGTAATGCCCCCTCGATAGCCGGCAGCCGTTAGCATTGCCGCAGTCAGGGCACACAAATCCCTTGGGCCAGCGGTGCTGGAAAAGGGCTTCCTGGCACTGTGCTTCTGTGCCGTATTGCTTGAGAAAAGCCGGCAACGACAGGCCGGGCTGGAACTGGATTGGGTTACGTGCCATGAGATTGCCTCCTGTACTGTATATAATCAGTATAGGCCAGAATGGCGGCAGCGTGGCTGATTAACGTGAGTAATCAGGTTACCTTTTGTCTATGACATGGCTGACCTATACAAAGAAGCGCTGTGCATTGATTTAGCCTTTGCGCTGACCCGCGATATGGCCGGCCGCTACAATAAAGCTACGGTTTCTGACGCTTTCCGAGAGCGGGTTGTCGATATAGATCTGCTGGCGCGTCTGGCCGATGACATTCCCGATATGTTGGGGGTAGGCCATGCTCGTCGTCGTCGCAAATGACTTGCCGCCTGCAGTTCGCGGCCGGATGAAGCTGTGGTTTGTAGAGCCCAAGCCCAATGTATTCGTGGCTGGCATCAAGGATTCCGTGGCCGTTACGGTGATCGACTACCTTTATAAGCACTGCCCACCTGAGTCTGGCGTCATGATATTCCGCTCATTGCCTGGGCCGCCCGGTTACGAAATTAGAACTATAGGTCCTACCAAGAAAGCAATGATCAACATCAGCGGATTACAATTGGTTATTGAAACCCTTAAATCTCATTAAACAGCATATGTTGTGCTTATGCGCTGGTTCTTTCACAATTTGTTGTTGTCTTCCCCACGCCCGTGGGGGTGTTTCTGGTAGCGCCTTTTTTCTGCCAGCCAATACCGCGTCTTCCCCACGCCCGTGGGGGTGTTTCCTGGGATTTTGCGCCGTACCGTTTTGTACCCGCGTCTTCCCCACGCCCGTGGGGGTGTTTCTCTTATGACCTAGTGCGTGCTGGCGATTCATCTGTCTTCCCCACGCCCGTGGGGGTGTTTCCTCGGATAGATTGTTTTTTTGTGTGCGAATTCCGTCTTCCCCACGCCCGTGGGGGTGTTTCTATGTTAGAAGCTCCTAT from Marinobacter sp. LV10R510-11A harbors:
- a CDS encoding recombinase family protein produces the protein MIIGYARVSTQDQNPEFQVDALEKAGCEQIFQEKFTGKLRERPELSQCLRTLRKGDILVVWKLDRLARSLKDLVEIVQELHDREIGFKSLTESIDTTSSGGRLVFHIFGALAEFEHDLIRERTIAGLQAARARGRKGGRKRAMSDADVRKAAAMLSDIHITTKEVAEFFQVSRTTLNAALSRIGSN
- the casA gene encoding type I-E CRISPR-associated protein Cse1/CasA, with product MENRYNLIDEPWIPVADYGRVSLRQVFNQSEYRSLGGNPVQKIALLKLLQAIAQAAATPEDDGEWKALGCNGLAQQCCEYLDKWHDRFYLYGDRPFLQMPAVAAARVQAYGAVIPEVSSGNTTVLSQIQVQRSLDEADKTLLIVSLMGFALAGKKADNHVVLSPGYQGKRNDKGKPSSSKPGPSVAHMGLLHSFLIGSSLQETVWLNLLTTRLIAQTNMYPQGIGVAPWEQMPAGEDCSVAKGLKQSLMGRLLPICRFCLLTTDGVHYSEGLAHSGYKEGGADPSVAVNYSGKEPKALWVDPEKRPWRELTALLGFFGQNGSQGFQSWQIKGGLDRARDAIDSFALWSGGLRVSSNAGEQYVSGSDDFVESQVWLHSDFLGASWFAQLKTEMDEMDVLARNLYGRVMAFCKEQKVDGSKLAGQASRLFWQLSERNFQTLVDSCDQDERSNQQRRELRRQFAGYVHQAYDQFCPKETARQLDAWAKCQPNNSKYLKQEA
- a CDS encoding type II toxin-antitoxin system RelB/DinJ family antitoxin, with amino-acid sequence MSANAVVRARIDEHIKEEATVVLAAMGLTVSDAFRILLTRVAREKALPFEPLVPNDETIAAMKEARRGNLPSFATVEGLMADLNADD
- the casB gene encoding type I-E CRISPR-associated protein Cse2/CasB codes for the protein MDAATEKLKSTREERFVTSVIKRCQEDKGLAARLRRGDNPATEYQSWELLASLGVDLEKDYERLPFVTLAAAIAKTKAEHNGRLSLGRAIAACYEDGRDSNQAKARLRRLLACEDTPEACRILRSLFSLIDSKANQPLDFVRLLKQLRRFSFDDARTQIKAQWAQEFYGQPAQSQAGETGA
- a CDS encoding ankyrin repeat domain-containing protein, producing the protein MSDLQLLIDIINVALVLVLIYCFFSVPAQFIRRFRRKRQGLAVSPAFLVLRNILKYWLLTALIIIPASCGLIFMLGQSAGLDGETIYAVMVTQGVAGNILTSLLLGYVFMKANKENWSEPEAEIKNSVNKLSFIKNLTIVGNDRIKKAKDKALKNTVGFYTKIETEARSIEGKRNHTPEEDARLKLEREISDEASKEEVSRLKREHEKALEDADICNRIDIESIMTREKWADFQEKHFKPIKSLKQRRLLTQFIRRYEREAFPLHKAIWNNDYNLTKTLIFFGCDITLKNSEERSVRDMAAGNVKIIALVEQAIRET
- a CDS encoding recombinase family protein, producing the protein MPLIGYARVSSASQDLDIQIGKLTDAGCEVIRSETVSGASRDGRGELETVLEFLRRGDELVVHRLDRLGRSTRDVLNLVHELDARGASLRVLEPDITTKGDMGRMMITVLGMVADMELKFIKDRQRAGIEVAKGKGAYKGRRKTVDEAEIYTRMASGNTKAQVARDMGLSRMTVYRALQKLRSNEDKPA
- the cas3 gene encoding CRISPR-associated helicase Cas3', with amino-acid sequence MNHCQIVGEVAREIIARMPVSGLFPAGAPLAAAAHDIGKVSPYFAEKIRQACTPGMARIASIPDINPKMESQWGGHAGVSQVTAKAINTPEYLAEILGQHHGFAPPVDGKRANDGVFGGPAWQHEREALVVELKSRLGMNWPHIDSMPQARLLAGLTSVSDWIGSGQFFEDPDSPWQENIGRALDAAGFVPATYRQSMSFEQVFSFQPHAAQQQLIDQVKGPGVYVLEAPMGLGKTEAALYVAYRMLETKQASGIYFALPTQLTSNKIFERFNEFLASVLADDCEHRSLLLHGNAWLLDTDMGEEGRPGGAWFNQAKRGLLAPFAVGTIDQALMAAMNVKHGFVRAFGLAGKVVILDEVHTYDAYTGTLLDALIELLKALQCTVIILSATLNRDRREQLLGCKLVSDAYPLITAVPNAGLVAEVSMPAPVGQRVAIRLLEPEQTALEEALDRAEDGQHVLWIENTVLEAQQRYLDLAARAVDRGVACGLLHSRYTPDDRQALESLWVNRFGKAGWSNRAEQGCILVGTQVLEQSLDIDADFMVSRFAPTDMLLQRLGRLWRHEHTPRPTTAVCEAWVLAPELQYATGAPEKAFGNSAFVYSPFVLCRSLEVWQAVAKIQLSTDIRSLIERTYATRDESAELAGMLTDLDNGTRWRTGRKAMRQLARITLADAGNTLPESKAQTRYSETDSFDVLLLRHIKLVPEDRVTRITLLNGEQHSLPWQWRVYSKAQWRKLSATLMRQVVALRIQDAPLQIPLQTLERFRLQYCFYLGNPAHEEAILRVALVDETGRLSGLQGAPLHDKYSLNYRDDLGYRVIKP